From the Leptotrichia sp. oral taxon 221 genome, one window contains:
- the tnpA gene encoding IS200/IS605 family transposase, producing the protein MSYNSNYHSVFDINYHMIFCTKYRREVIDDEISNRLKEIFEKICPKYNIVLKEWEHDVDHIHMLINAMPNTELSKFVNTYKSASSRLIKKEFPEIRGRLWKEYFWSRSYLVVSVGGAPLEIIKKYIQSQKEV; encoded by the coding sequence ATGTCATATAATAGTAATTACCATTCAGTATTTGATATAAATTATCATATGATTTTTTGTACAAAATATCGAAGAGAAGTCATTGATGATGAAATTTCTAATAGATTAAAAGAGATTTTTGAAAAAATATGTCCGAAGTATAACATTGTTCTTAAAGAATGGGAACATGATGTTGATCATATTCATATGTTGATTAATGCTATGCCTAATACTGAACTTTCTAAGTTTGTAAATACTTACAAAAGTGCTTCCAGCAGGTTGATAAAAAAAGAATTTCCTGAAATAAGGGGAAGATTGTGGAAAGAATATTTTTGGAGTAGAAGTTACTTAGTTGTAAGTGTTGGAGGTGCACCGTTAGAGATAATTAAAAAATATATTCAAAGTCAAAAGGAGGTGTAA
- the cas1b gene encoding type I-B CRISPR-associated endonuclease Cas1b — protein sequence MSESYFIFSNGELKRKDNVIRITAADGRFKDIKIEVTRDIYLFGEISLNTKALNYLAQNKIPVHIFNYYGFYTGTFYPKESNVSGKLFVKQVENYTDNKKRIELAQLIIDAASTNILRNLRYYQERGKELESEIIDIKALRKGIFRTENVEELMGIEGSIRRIYYTAWNTIVNQEINFEKRVKRPPDNMINTMISFLNTLVYTACLSEIYVSQLNPTISYLHSVGERRFSLSLDISEVFKPLLADRIIFSLLNKKMITEKDFVKDSNYFYMKENTQKLILKTFNERLETTIKHRDLNRKVSYRHLMRLEAYKLVKHLLEDKKYEGFKIWW from the coding sequence ATGTCAGAAAGTTATTTCATTTTTTCAAATGGAGAATTAAAACGAAAAGATAATGTTATTAGAATTACTGCAGCGGATGGAAGATTTAAAGATATAAAAATTGAAGTTACTCGTGATATTTATCTATTTGGAGAAATTTCATTGAATACAAAAGCTCTAAATTATTTGGCACAAAATAAGATTCCAGTTCATATTTTTAATTACTATGGCTTTTATACAGGAACATTTTATCCAAAAGAATCAAATGTTTCTGGAAAACTTTTTGTAAAACAAGTTGAAAATTATACGGATAATAAAAAAAGAATTGAATTGGCACAATTAATAATTGATGCAGCAAGTACAAACATTTTGCGAAATTTGAGATATTATCAAGAGCGTGGAAAAGAATTGGAATCAGAAATAATAGATATTAAAGCACTTAGAAAAGGGATTTTTCGAACAGAAAATGTTGAAGAATTAATGGGAATAGAAGGAAGTATTCGCCGTATTTACTATACTGCGTGGAATACTATTGTAAATCAAGAAATAAATTTTGAGAAAAGAGTAAAAAGACCGCCTGATAATATGATTAATACAATGATTTCTTTTTTGAATACATTGGTTTATACAGCTTGTTTGTCAGAAATTTATGTGAGCCAACTGAATCCAACCATAAGTTATTTACATAGCGTTGGTGAAAGAAGGTTTTCTTTATCACTTGATATTTCCGAAGTATTTAAGCCACTTCTAGCAGATAGAATTATTTTTTCATTATTGAATAAAAAAATGATAACAGAAAAAGATTTTGTAAAAGATTCAAACTATTTCTACATGAAAGAAAATACTCAAAAATTAATTTTAAAAACTTTTAACGAAAGATTAGAAACAACGATAAAACACAGAGATTTGAATCGAAAAGTTTCTTATCGTCATTTAATGAGATTAGAAGCATATAAGTTGGTAAAACATTTATTAGAAGATAAAAAATATGAAGGATTCAAAATATGGTGGTAA
- the cas4 gene encoding CRISPR-associated protein Cas4, which translates to MKITGLMINYYFVCKRKLWYNSRNINLEEDNENVQMGKLIDENSYNLETKQIMIEETVNIDFIRHWKVIHEVKKSKSIEEAAIWQVKYYIYFLKQRGIDIEKGIIDYPVVKERKEVFLTSEDEKILKNILKDIEKICLDEKIPPVINEKMCKQCSYYEFCYI; encoded by the coding sequence ATGAAAATAACAGGATTGATGATAAACTATTATTTTGTTTGCAAACGAAAGTTGTGGTATAATTCACGAAATATTAATCTTGAAGAAGACAATGAAAATGTTCAAATGGGGAAATTGATTGATGAAAATAGTTATAACTTGGAAACGAAACAAATAATGATAGAAGAAACTGTAAATATTGATTTTATTAGGCATTGGAAAGTTATTCATGAGGTTAAAAAAAGTAAATCTATTGAAGAAGCAGCTATTTGGCAAGTAAAGTATTATATTTATTTTTTAAAGCAAAGAGGAATTGATATTGAAAAAGGGATCATTGATTATCCTGTGGTTAAAGAGCGTAAAGAGGTGTTTTTGACATCGGAAGATGAAAAAATATTAAAGAATATTTTAAAAGATATTGAAAAAATTTGTTTAGATGAAAAAATTCCTCCTGTAATTAATGAAAAAATGTGTAAACAATGTTCCTATTATGAGTTTTGCTATATTTGA
- the cas2 gene encoding CRISPR-associated endonuclease Cas2, which translates to MYIILVYDILSDENGARISRNIFKICKKYLTNVQKSVFEGEITPVLLKKLNIELGKFIRKDKDSLIIFKSRQEKWLEKEFWGIEDDKTSNFF; encoded by the coding sequence ATGTATATAATTTTAGTTTATGACATTCTTTCTGATGAAAATGGAGCCAGAATTTCCAGAAATATATTTAAAATTTGTAAAAAATATTTAACGAATGTTCAAAAATCAGTATTTGAAGGCGAGATAACACCAGTATTATTAAAAAAATTAAATATAGAACTAGGAAAATTTATTCGCAAAGATAAGGATTCTTTAATAATTTTTAAATCTCGTCAAGAAAAATGGCTAGAAAAAGAATTTTGGGGAATCGAAGATGATAAAACTTCAAACTTCTTTTAA
- a CDS encoding RNA-guided endonuclease TnpB family protein, translating to MKYNLAFKYRIYPNKDQELLINKTFGCVRFVYNKILYTANKIYEETGKNKIITPASLKSENQFLKEVDSLALSNVQLNVKRSFMNFFHKRTKFPRFKSKKKSVKSYTTNCVNNSIRIEKGKYLILPKLKKVKLKYHREIPKDYKIKSVTLTNSNGNYYVSVLTEFEKEIQKMSSNDKVIGLDFSMSELFISSENQRADYPRYFRILEKKLKESQKSLSRKVKFSKNWYKQKAKISRLHEYIKNCRRDFLHKLSKKLSEEYNAVVVEDLNMKGMSQALNFGKSVGDNGWGMFLRMLEYKLMFLGKQFLKIDKWFPSSKTCSRCGNLKEELKLSERSYKCECCGIEIDRDYNAALNIKDIGKEMLKY from the coding sequence ATGAAATATAATTTAGCATTCAAATACAGAATTTATCCAAATAAAGATCAAGAATTATTGATAAATAAGACTTTTGGATGTGTTCGTTTTGTATACAACAAAATTTTGTATACTGCGAATAAAATTTATGAAGAAACTGGAAAAAATAAAATAATTACACCTGCCAGTTTGAAAAGTGAAAACCAATTTTTAAAAGAAGTAGACAGTCTAGCACTTTCAAATGTTCAATTGAATGTGAAACGATCGTTTATGAATTTTTTTCATAAGAGGACGAAGTTTCCAAGGTTCAAATCTAAAAAGAAAAGTGTTAAAAGTTATACGACAAATTGTGTGAATAATTCGATACGAATTGAGAAAGGTAAATATTTGATTTTGCCAAAATTGAAAAAAGTAAAATTGAAATATCATAGAGAAATACCAAAGGATTATAAAATAAAGTCGGTAACACTAACAAATAGTAATGGAAATTACTATGTTTCTGTTTTGACGGAATTTGAAAAAGAAATTCAAAAAATGTCAAGTAATGATAAAGTGATTGGACTTGATTTTTCGATGTCTGAATTATTTATTAGTTCTGAAAACCAAAGGGCTGATTATCCAAGATATTTTAGGATATTGGAGAAAAAATTGAAAGAATCACAAAAATCATTGTCAAGAAAAGTTAAATTTTCTAAAAATTGGTATAAGCAAAAAGCGAAAATATCAAGATTACATGAGTATATTAAAAATTGTCGAAGAGATTTTTTGCATAAATTATCGAAAAAATTGTCTGAAGAATACAATGCTGTGGTTGTTGAGGATTTGAATATGAAAGGGATGAGCCAGGCATTAAATTTTGGTAAAAGTGTAGGAGATAATGGGTGGGGAATGTTTTTGAGAATGCTTGAGTATAAACTGATGTTTTTAGGGAAACAATTTTTAAAAATAGATAAGTGGTTTCCGTCATCGAAAACTTGTAGTAGATGTGGAAATCTTAAAGAGGAACTGAAATTATCAGAAAGAAGTTATAAATGTGAGTGCTGTGGAATTGAAATTGATAGAGATTACAATGCGGCACTGAATATAAAAGATATTGGAAAAGAAATGTTGAAATATTAG
- a CDS encoding OsmC family protein, giving the protein MIKAEFLENGRNKIIDKSNQEFFTDIAKKFGGYDETGSPSDLLVAALITCAMSTIESKARILDINVSGFHAKGDKIVEDDKIRKFVIEYHLPESLSAKHREKLEGVAKRCFVGKQLHPDIEKDFTFIYDVK; this is encoded by the coding sequence ATGATTAAAGCTGAATTTTTAGAAAATGGAAGAAATAAGATTATTGACAAATCAAACCAAGAGTTTTTTACAGATATTGCTAAAAAATTTGGTGGTTATGATGAAACTGGTTCTCCAAGTGACCTTTTAGTAGCCGCATTAATAACATGCGCAATGTCTACTATCGAATCAAAAGCTCGTATTTTAGATATTAATGTGAGTGGATTTCATGCAAAGGGAGATAAAATTGTAGAAGATGATAAAATCAGAAAATTTGTAATTGAATATCACTTACCTGAAAGCCTTTCAGCTAAACACAGAGAAAAATTGGAAGGTGTTGCAAAAAGATGTTTTGTAGGTAAGCAATTACATCCTGATATTGAAAAAGATTTTACATTTATTTATGATGTAAAATAA
- the ytvI gene encoding sporulation integral membrane protein YtvI yields the protein MASYKSFDFKKLYFIVYIALVLLVVFIGFKLGLFLFPFLLGLIFSILTQPFANFLKKRFNFSHKLATIISIVLFLGIFLGSIVLASLKLFEEIYKLSNSLDYYSEEAKNLWNHSVDTVYSYLGQLPEGFTNEAKNIINGFISKGARQAGLFINKLIGFITSIPTLILYTCIMILSTFFISLDKTQIVSFLEKQFPSIWLEKIYNIKREMFTVLGSYIKAQLILMTLCFFELLTLLNLLSFLKFNVHYPLLMSIIICIIDALPILGAGAILLPWVVLAILLGDFKLAVGILIVYFIVLSVRQMLEPKLISENIGVHPLITLISMYSGFKILGVSGFLVGPVVMIILKNVFSKELEIGFFKEIFDDFVTPDKNSNKGKDEKKDIDENIPENLKKEFIEDKKC from the coding sequence ATGGCAAGTTACAAGAGTTTTGATTTTAAAAAATTATATTTTATAGTGTATATTGCTTTAGTTTTGCTAGTTGTATTTATAGGTTTTAAATTGGGTCTTTTTTTATTTCCTTTTTTACTAGGTTTAATTTTTTCAATATTGACACAGCCGTTTGCTAATTTTCTGAAAAAGCGATTTAATTTTTCTCATAAATTGGCAACTATTATTTCAATAGTGCTATTTTTAGGAATATTTTTAGGTTCTATTGTTCTTGCTTCGCTAAAATTATTTGAAGAAATTTATAAATTATCAAATAGTTTAGATTATTATTCTGAAGAAGCTAAAAATTTATGGAATCATTCAGTTGATACAGTTTATTCTTATTTAGGACAATTGCCAGAAGGATTTACAAATGAAGCCAAAAATATTATAAATGGTTTTATTTCAAAAGGTGCTAGACAAGCTGGATTATTTATTAATAAACTTATTGGTTTTATTACTTCTATACCAACATTGATACTTTATACCTGTATTATGATACTTTCTACATTTTTCATAAGTCTTGATAAAACGCAAATTGTTAGTTTCTTAGAAAAACAATTTCCAAGCATTTGGTTAGAAAAAATTTATAATATCAAAAGAGAAATGTTTACAGTTTTAGGTTCTTACATAAAAGCACAATTAATCTTGATGACTCTTTGTTTTTTTGAATTATTGACTTTATTAAATTTATTATCATTTTTAAAATTTAACGTTCATTATCCATTATTAATGTCAATCATTATTTGTATAATTGATGCGTTGCCAATCTTAGGAGCAGGTGCGATTTTACTTCCTTGGGTTGTACTCGCAATACTTCTTGGTGATTTTAAACTAGCAGTTGGAATTCTTATTGTTTATTTCATCGTGTTATCTGTTAGACAGATGTTAGAACCAAAATTAATTAGTGAAAATATTGGAGTTCATCCTTTGATAACTTTAATTTCTATGTATTCTGGATTCAAAATTTTAGGAGTTTCTGGATTTTTAGTTGGTCCAGTTGTTATGATTATTTTAAAAAATGTATTTTCAAAAGAATTAGAAATTGGATTTTTCAAAGAAATATTTGATGATTTTGTTACTCCTGATAAAAATTCTAATAAAGGAAAAGACGAAAAGAAAGACATCGATGAAAATATTCCTGAAAATTTAAAAAAGGAATTTATTGAGGATAAAAAATGTTAA
- a CDS encoding aspartate kinase: protein MALIIQKYGGTSVANAERVKEVAKRVLKYKNEGNDVIVVVSAPAGTTDSLIKRAYELSDTPNKRELDMLLTSGEQISIASLAIAIEELGGKAISLNAFQVNFNTTDAHTKAQILNIDTDVIKENLSKGNVVVFAGFQGITKNNEITTLGRGGSDTTAVALGAALSADEVEIYTDVDGVYTADPRIVSNARKLESISYKEMLELAASGAKVLHPRSVEIAAKYGIKIHLRSSFDDSLGTIVESEGEKSMEKAKIIGVTSSKNEGKITLSGLPDKPGIAAKVFSTLAKSKINTDIILQSSSINKELNNISYTVKSDDLLEAVRISEELKKELGAEGVTFEERIAKVSVIGIGLKTHYETTAEIFDTLAENNINIDMISCSEINVSCIIKESDVEKAVRALHSKFLEN from the coding sequence ATGGCATTAATTATACAAAAATACGGTGGTACTTCTGTTGCAAATGCAGAAAGAGTTAAAGAAGTTGCCAAAAGAGTTTTAAAATATAAAAATGAAGGAAACGATGTTATCGTTGTTGTTTCAGCTCCTGCTGGAACTACTGATTCTTTGATCAAAAGAGCTTATGAGCTTTCTGATACGCCTAATAAAAGAGAGTTAGATATGCTTCTTACCTCTGGAGAACAAATTTCAATTGCTTCACTTGCAATTGCTATTGAAGAATTAGGTGGAAAAGCAATATCGTTAAATGCTTTCCAAGTAAACTTTAATACGACTGACGCTCATACAAAAGCTCAAATTTTGAACATTGACACTGATGTTATAAAAGAAAATTTATCTAAAGGGAATGTAGTTGTTTTTGCTGGATTCCAAGGAATTACAAAAAATAATGAAATTACTACGCTTGGACGTGGTGGTTCAGATACTACTGCTGTTGCTTTGGGAGCTGCTTTATCAGCTGATGAAGTTGAAATATATACTGATGTAGACGGTGTTTATACAGCAGATCCAAGAATTGTTAGTAACGCAAGAAAATTAGAAAGCATTTCATATAAGGAAATGTTAGAATTAGCAGCTTCAGGAGCAAAAGTATTGCATCCTAGATCGGTTGAGATCGCTGCAAAATATGGAATTAAAATACATTTACGTTCATCATTTGATGATTCATTAGGAACAATTGTAGAAAGTGAAGGAGAAAAATCAATGGAAAAAGCTAAAATTATTGGAGTTACATCATCTAAAAACGAAGGAAAAATTACTCTTTCTGGATTACCTGATAAGCCAGGAATTGCAGCAAAAGTATTTTCCACTCTTGCAAAATCTAAAATTAATACAGATATTATTTTACAAAGTTCTAGTATTAATAAAGAACTTAACAATATTTCATACACAGTAAAATCAGATGATTTATTAGAAGCTGTAAGAATTTCTGAAGAATTGAAAAAAGAATTAGGTGCTGAAGGAGTTACTTTTGAAGAAAGAATCGCAAAAGTTTCTGTAATTGGAATTGGATTAAAAACTCATTATGAAACAACAGCTGAAATTTTTGATACACTTGCAGAAAATAATATAAATATCGATATGATTTCTTGTTCAGAAATAAATGTTTCATGTATTATTAAAGAAAGTGATGTTGAAAAAGCAGTTAGAGCATTACATAGTAAATTTTTAGAAAACTAA
- a CDS encoding cold-shock protein: MLGKVKWFNDKKGFGFISGEDGNDYFLHFSKINKEGFKTVSEGEEVTFDVEEGEKGPQATNVVSSQN; the protein is encoded by the coding sequence TTGTTAGGTAAAGTAAAATGGTTTAACGACAAAAAAGGATTCGGATTTATTTCAGGAGAAGATGGAAATGATTATTTCTTACATTTCTCAAAAATAAACAAAGAAGGATTCAAAACTGTTAGCGAAGGTGAAGAAGTAACTTTTGATGTAGAAGAAGGAGAAAAAGGACCTCAAGCAACAAATGTAGTTAGTTCTCAAAATTAA
- a CDS encoding alpha-amylase family glycosyl hydrolase, with protein MSSVKLKLVVLCFVIAGSSMSFAKTKNDNLNQLNQNVTKVNEKNIKSEIAENTDESTLKEKTQEKNDNKNDDLEVDGNSEEQSVTKYSQRNDGIIDINALEHKETPDYRIENGSKMRIILKTKNNDIYSAEVMFDGQKQMMRGIGNYSGKEIFVAEIPNVPTSYYFKLTDAKTKYYYGRNTTKDESAVQKFQYTKSKKLTSIPNWARGSVGYQIYIDSFRNGNVDNDPIFNEFGTGIFSEPTGELRSGRSKKELVLAYWGGDDKPEFTLSEWDSNYEDKNDWEENVLNGVQNYTRYYGGDLEGVEEKLDYLKDLGVEYIILSSPFYSLSNHKYDTIYFNHVDPYFGSIEQTGTIKALDIKGKVHNENGDMELNLLTYNPETDKNLLDESLLDTKTWVWTDSDLQLASLLKKAHAKGLRVVIEVAPDTTSNKFFARNGGKYSNWYLKDTVLDLSNPQVRNYIENSLKKWVLGPDETFKKNVYDDGIDGIRYVYYDDKNKEYIADITENLKKYKPDLLITGEFSNSFTKDIEEGVYDSGADYNIVNNVIKYMVNNNINYKIGDVEFASKLNEIYNKYANERFNATQVFFDSLDTDRIFSGIINPNRVYDRNNQSNQGYLNIRPDIYDPLAVSKLKKIIGVHLTLPATPVIYYGDEKGMWGADSPRNRKPMLWDDYAPYENETDQITKYSIDNLRKLSNEIQIDEVQKKISYPVKSNSEIENYYKSLLAIRKKHRELFRNGTFRVLEVYGDPKMKSRTDADINQYLSEEKRKAQTYRNLTINPEWPNLDFLSYEISSGNESMIVVVNNSSSSYPVFLQVPKLFGFYKNELNPKENYSISDRKIKLTLKPNEVKVLYSNDKNMFDSFKKKN; from the coding sequence AAAACACAAGAAAAAAATGATAATAAAAATGATGATTTAGAAGTAGATGGAAATTCTGAGGAGCAGAGTGTTACTAAATACAGTCAAAGAAATGATGGAATTATTGATATAAATGCTTTGGAACATAAGGAAACACCAGATTACAGAATAGAAAATGGTTCTAAAATGAGAATTATCTTAAAAACTAAAAATAATGATATTTATTCAGCAGAAGTTATGTTTGATGGACAGAAACAAATGATGCGAGGAATTGGAAATTATTCTGGAAAAGAGATTTTTGTAGCAGAAATTCCAAATGTTCCAACAAGTTATTATTTTAAATTAACAGATGCAAAAACTAAATATTATTATGGAAGAAACACAACAAAAGATGAATCAGCAGTTCAAAAATTCCAATATACAAAATCGAAAAAATTGACATCGATTCCGAATTGGGCGAGAGGTTCAGTTGGATATCAAATTTATATAGATTCATTTAGAAATGGAAATGTAGATAATGATCCAATTTTTAACGAGTTTGGAACAGGTATTTTTTCTGAACCAACAGGAGAATTAAGATCGGGTAGATCTAAAAAAGAATTAGTACTTGCATATTGGGGAGGCGATGATAAGCCAGAATTTACATTGAGCGAATGGGACAGTAACTATGAAGATAAAAATGATTGGGAAGAAAATGTTTTAAATGGTGTACAAAATTATACGAGATATTACGGAGGAGATTTAGAAGGAGTTGAAGAGAAATTAGATTACTTAAAAGATTTGGGAGTAGAGTATATAATTTTATCATCACCGTTTTATTCTTTGTCGAATCACAAATATGATACGATTTATTTTAACCATGTAGATCCTTATTTTGGTTCAATCGAACAAACTGGAACGATAAAAGCTTTGGATATAAAAGGAAAAGTTCACAATGAAAATGGAGATATGGAATTGAATTTATTGACTTACAATCCTGAAACTGATAAAAACTTGTTGGATGAAAGTTTATTAGATACCAAAACATGGGTTTGGACAGATTCAGATTTACAATTGGCAAGTCTTTTGAAAAAGGCGCATGCAAAGGGATTGAGAGTAGTAATAGAAGTGGCTCCAGATACTACATCGAATAAGTTTTTTGCAAGAAATGGTGGGAAATACTCAAATTGGTATTTGAAAGACACGGTTTTAGATTTATCAAATCCACAAGTTAGAAATTATATCGAAAATTCATTGAAAAAATGGGTGTTAGGACCAGATGAAACATTCAAGAAAAATGTTTATGATGATGGAATTGATGGTATTAGATATGTGTATTATGATGATAAAAATAAAGAATATATTGCTGATATAACAGAAAATTTGAAAAAATATAAGCCAGATTTATTGATTACAGGAGAATTTTCGAATAGCTTTACAAAAGATATAGAAGAAGGCGTGTATGATAGCGGAGCAGATTATAATATTGTAAATAATGTTATTAAATATATGGTTAATAACAATATAAATTATAAAATTGGAGATGTAGAATTTGCAAGTAAATTAAATGAAATTTACAATAAATATGCAAATGAACGATTTAATGCGACACAAGTATTTTTTGATTCTTTAGATACTGATAGAATTTTTAGTGGGATAATAAATCCTAACAGAGTATATGATAGAAATAATCAGTCGAATCAAGGATATTTGAATATAAGACCAGATATCTATGATCCTTTAGCAGTTAGTAAATTAAAAAAAATAATAGGTGTTCATTTGACATTGCCTGCAACGCCTGTAATTTATTATGGAGATGAAAAAGGAATGTGGGGAGCAGATTCTCCAAGAAATAGAAAACCTATGCTTTGGGATGATTATGCACCTTATGAAAATGAAACTGACCAAATTACAAAATATTCTATAGATAATTTGAGAAAGTTATCAAATGAGATTCAAATTGATGAGGTTCAAAAAAAGATCTCGTATCCTGTAAAAAGTAATTCCGAAATTGAGAATTATTATAAATCATTATTAGCAATCAGAAAAAAACATAGAGAATTATTTAGAAATGGAACTTTTAGAGTATTAGAAGTTTATGGAGATCCTAAAATGAAATCTAGAACTGATGCAGATATTAATCAATATTTAAGTGAGGAAAAAAGAAAGGCCCAAACTTATAGAAATTTAACTATAAATCCTGAATGGCCAAACCTTGATTTCTTATCTTATGAGATTTCCAGTGGAAATGAATCTATGATTGTTGTAGTAAATAATAGTTCAAGTAGTTATCCTGTATTTTTACAAGTTCCTAAGTTATTTGGATTTTATAAAAATGAATTAAATCCAAAAGAAAATTATTCTATTTCAGATAGAAAAATAAAACTTACTTTGAAACCAAATGAAGTGAAAGTATTGTATAGTAATGATAAAAATATGTTTGATTCATTTAAAAAGAAAAATTAA
- a CDS encoding homoserine dehydrogenase gives MKIGIIGLGTVGEGVLKVLTAEKESIFEKSRADIEVKYACDLNTDRNFSFDFDKSILINDYKKILADPEVKIVVELIGGETIAKTIITESFKAKKSVVTANKALIAKHGVELFHIAKENGVSFLFEAAVGGGIPIVTPLMESLVANTITDIRGIMNGTSNYILTKMKEEHLSFDEALKLASEKGYAEADPTYDVDGIDAGHKINILASLAYGGSIKFKDMQLSGIRDITTVDIAAANQLNSTIKLIASSKLLTETSAQISVEPVLISNGEILAKVDDVYNAIETTGSYTDKTLFYGQGAGMDPTASAVVADIVKITTRNHIESDYFFNSTKVFEIVDSNTTKDSYYIRVSKDFDVNNSPFEVTNEIENFYIILVDNISRNEISEIIKDAKEKIVLKVSK, from the coding sequence ATGAAAATAGGAATTATTGGTTTAGGAACTGTTGGAGAAGGAGTTCTTAAAGTACTTACAGCAGAAAAAGAAAGTATCTTTGAAAAATCGAGAGCTGATATTGAAGTGAAATATGCTTGTGACTTGAATACAGACAGAAATTTTTCTTTTGATTTTGATAAATCAATTTTGATAAATGATTATAAAAAAATATTAGCAGATCCAGAAGTAAAAATAGTTGTTGAATTAATTGGTGGAGAAACTATCGCAAAAACTATTATTACTGAATCTTTTAAAGCTAAAAAAAGTGTTGTTACTGCTAATAAAGCATTAATAGCTAAACATGGTGTAGAATTATTTCATATCGCTAAAGAAAATGGCGTTTCATTCTTATTTGAAGCAGCTGTTGGTGGAGGAATACCTATTGTTACGCCACTAATGGAAAGTTTAGTTGCGAATACTATTACTGACATTAGAGGAATAATGAATGGTACTTCTAACTATATTTTGACTAAAATGAAAGAAGAACATTTGTCATTTGATGAAGCATTAAAATTAGCATCAGAAAAAGGATATGCTGAAGCTGACCCAACTTATGATGTTGATGGAATTGATGCTGGTCATAAAATAAATATTTTGGCTTCTCTTGCTTATGGAGGGTCTATTAAATTTAAAGATATGCAATTGTCTGGAATCAGAGATATTACAACTGTTGATATCGCTGCTGCAAATCAATTGAATTCTACTATTAAATTGATTGCTAGCTCAAAACTATTGACAGAAACTTCTGCTCAAATTTCTGTAGAACCTGTTTTAATTTCAAATGGAGAAATTTTAGCAAAAGTTGACGATGTTTATAACGCAATTGAAACTACTGGTTCTTATACAGATAAAACTTTATTCTATGGACAAGGTGCTGGAATGGATCCAACTGCTTCAGCTGTAGTTGCTGACATTGTTAAAATTACTACTAGAAATCATATTGAATCTGATTATTTCTTTAATTCAACAAAAGTATTTGAAATTGTAGATTCTAATACTACAAAAGATTCTTATTACATCAGAGTTTCTAAAGATTTTGATGTTAATAACTCACCTTTTGAAGTTACAAACGAAATAGAAAACTTCTACATTATTTTAGTTGATAATATTTCAAGAAATGAAATTAGTGAAATTATTAAAGATGCTAAAGAAAAAATTGTATTAAAAGTTAGTAAATAA